One Microbacterium keratanolyticum DNA window includes the following coding sequences:
- a CDS encoding phosphotriesterase family protein produces the protein MSSVMTVFGPVPSADLGRVMPHEHLLSLVPGPWLTAGRADNQVDLAIGALDGLHSAGFGAVVDLSPYGVVGRSADGANVTQLREISRQSGVDIVAGTSIYLEAYAPGWAREAPLGQLVARLVADAATGIGTTDVRAGVYGEQATSLGEITPFEERMLRAVARAHAENGLAIFTHTTHGTMTQEQLDILQSDGADLDRVVIGHIDTQLSLDVARAVLDRGALIAVDTIGKETWDFFLEPAPAQRPDGDFVKHAFARSDEGRADMVAQLVTEGYGERILLAQDLTGAEVWMNPGTHGQRGYMYLADVFLPMLRERGVDESAIDAMTRTTPVRMLEVTA, from the coding sequence ATGTCCTCTGTGATGACGGTCTTCGGACCCGTGCCGTCGGCTGATCTCGGTCGCGTCATGCCCCATGAGCACCTGTTGTCGCTGGTGCCGGGTCCGTGGCTGACGGCGGGTCGCGCCGACAACCAGGTCGACCTGGCGATCGGGGCGCTCGATGGCTTGCACTCCGCCGGTTTCGGCGCGGTCGTCGACCTGTCGCCGTACGGAGTCGTGGGCCGCAGCGCCGACGGTGCGAATGTGACCCAGCTGCGTGAGATCTCGCGGCAGAGTGGGGTCGACATCGTCGCAGGAACCTCGATCTACCTGGAGGCCTACGCGCCGGGATGGGCGCGTGAGGCTCCGCTCGGTCAGCTCGTGGCTCGACTGGTGGCGGACGCGGCCACCGGCATCGGCACCACCGACGTGCGCGCCGGTGTCTACGGCGAGCAGGCCACGAGCCTGGGCGAGATCACCCCGTTCGAGGAGCGGATGCTGCGCGCTGTCGCTCGCGCACACGCCGAGAACGGTCTGGCGATCTTCACGCACACGACGCACGGGACCATGACGCAGGAGCAGCTCGACATCCTGCAGTCCGACGGCGCCGACCTCGATCGCGTCGTGATCGGGCACATCGATACGCAGTTGAGCCTCGATGTCGCCCGTGCCGTGCTGGATCGCGGCGCGCTCATCGCTGTCGACACGATCGGCAAAGAGACCTGGGACTTCTTCCTGGAGCCCGCGCCGGCGCAGCGCCCTGATGGCGACTTCGTGAAGCACGCGTTCGCGCGCAGCGACGAGGGCCGGGCCGACATGGTCGCCCAGCTTGTCACCGAGGGCTACGGCGAGCGGATTCTGCTGGCGCAGGACCTCACCGGCGCGGAAGTCTGGATGAACCCGGGCACGCACGGACAACGCGGCTACATGTATCTCGCGGACGTCTTCCTGCCGATGCTGCGCGAGCGGGGCGTCGACGAGTCGGCGATCGATGCGATGACGCGCACGACCCCCGTCCGCATGCTGGAGGTGACCGCGTGA
- a CDS encoding ROK family transcriptional regulator has translation MVHDTREINRNTVLAHLLRHRPVTRKHLADLTGISAATVTRAIDQLIADGLVYEVSELVSEQRGRRAVLLDIHTPHSEVVGVDLGASNTRLVTADLGGAIRAQTSLPTPQGADAHELARWVANEIRSLAGAEHPHLRCAFVGLPGAVSSDGHTITNAPNMPQLERSEFIDLLTQELGFPARGDNDANLALLGEQHFGAARGIPTAVMLTIGAGLGAGVAVDGRILRGKQGVVGEFGQLPAGPLGTRLELMVTGPGLTRLAAESGIAITSPAEIFAADAPQPLRSLRAHFDQALLIVLTAATVSCEPEVIVLGGGVSASLVDDLPRYETMLTHHLGLAPRLVFSALGEYAGAHGAAVAALHERYLTLGVHESELATLPAS, from the coding sequence GTGGTCCACGACACACGTGAGATCAACCGCAACACGGTGCTCGCACACCTGCTGCGTCACAGACCCGTCACGCGCAAGCACCTCGCCGATCTCACCGGCATCTCGGCCGCCACCGTCACCCGCGCGATCGATCAGCTCATCGCCGACGGCCTCGTATACGAGGTGTCCGAGCTCGTCTCCGAGCAGCGGGGGCGCCGAGCTGTCCTCCTCGACATCCACACCCCGCACAGTGAAGTCGTCGGAGTCGACCTCGGAGCATCCAACACCCGGCTCGTGACCGCCGACCTCGGAGGAGCGATCCGCGCGCAGACCAGCCTGCCGACACCGCAGGGCGCCGACGCACACGAACTCGCGCGGTGGGTCGCGAATGAGATCCGCAGCCTCGCCGGCGCCGAGCATCCGCACCTCCGGTGCGCTTTCGTCGGCCTGCCAGGAGCCGTGAGCAGCGACGGTCACACGATCACCAACGCCCCCAACATGCCGCAGCTTGAGCGCTCCGAGTTCATCGACCTGCTCACGCAGGAACTCGGCTTCCCCGCGCGCGGCGACAATGACGCGAACCTTGCTCTCCTCGGCGAGCAGCACTTCGGCGCCGCTCGTGGCATCCCCACCGCCGTCATGCTGACGATCGGCGCCGGCCTCGGCGCGGGCGTCGCCGTCGACGGGCGCATCCTGCGCGGCAAACAGGGCGTGGTCGGCGAGTTCGGCCAGCTTCCCGCCGGCCCCCTCGGCACGCGCCTCGAGCTCATGGTGACCGGCCCCGGCCTCACGCGCCTCGCCGCCGAATCGGGGATCGCGATCACCTCCCCCGCCGAGATCTTCGCCGCCGATGCCCCCCAGCCGCTGCGCTCCCTGCGGGCGCACTTCGATCAGGCACTGCTCATCGTCCTGACCGCCGCGACCGTCTCCTGTGAGCCCGAGGTCATCGTGCTCGGCGGCGGCGTCTCTGCATCGCTCGTCGACGACCTGCCACGCTACGAGACGATGCTCACGCACCACCTCGGACTCGCCCCCCGGCTGGTGTTCTCCGCCCTCGGTGAGTACGCCGGCGCACACGGAGCGGCGGTGGCCGCCCTGCACGAGCGCTATCTCACACTGGGCGTGCACGAGTCAGAGCTCGCCACCCTCCCGGCTTCCTGA
- a CDS encoding carbohydrate ABC transporter permease, translating to MTLTAPRASAPAAPPPTAPAPRRRHRLSRFDHSASPYFYIAPFFLLFGLVGLFPLVYTVYVAMHEWDLLKGEGGFVGLGNFVEILGDHMFWNSIGNTLSIFVLSAIPQLTVALVVAYLLDRGLRAPTFWRMSVLIPFVVTPVAVALIFSSIFNEADGLANNLLNLIGIADQEWKHNTFLSHVAIAVMVNFRWTGYNALILLAAMQAVPRDLYESAALDGAGPVRRFFSITIPTIRPTLIFVIITATIGGLQIFAEPKLFDASTAGGIGGSDRQFQTTVLFLWELAFFRRDLGEASAVAILLFVLIVGIGVINFLLSRRISTGDAPKNRAARRRIRSAAKEEGR from the coding sequence ATGACGCTCACCGCGCCCCGCGCATCCGCCCCTGCGGCTCCGCCGCCCACGGCACCGGCCCCGCGCCGTCGTCACCGCCTCTCGCGGTTCGATCACAGCGCATCGCCGTACTTCTACATCGCCCCCTTCTTCCTCCTGTTCGGCCTGGTCGGCCTGTTCCCCCTCGTGTACACGGTCTACGTCGCGATGCACGAGTGGGATCTGCTCAAGGGCGAAGGCGGGTTCGTGGGCCTCGGCAACTTCGTCGAGATCCTCGGCGATCACATGTTCTGGAACTCGATCGGCAACACGCTCAGCATCTTCGTGCTCTCTGCCATCCCGCAGCTGACCGTCGCTCTCGTCGTCGCATACCTGCTCGACCGCGGCCTGCGCGCGCCGACCTTCTGGCGGATGAGCGTGCTGATCCCGTTCGTCGTCACACCGGTCGCGGTGGCTCTCATCTTCTCCAGCATCTTCAACGAGGCCGATGGTCTCGCCAACAATCTGCTGAACCTGATCGGCATCGCCGACCAGGAGTGGAAGCACAACACCTTCCTCTCGCACGTGGCGATCGCCGTCATGGTCAACTTCCGTTGGACCGGATACAACGCCCTCATCCTGCTCGCCGCCATGCAGGCGGTTCCGCGCGACCTCTACGAGTCGGCCGCACTCGATGGGGCGGGCCCCGTGCGCCGCTTCTTCTCGATCACGATCCCGACGATCCGTCCCACCCTCATCTTCGTCATCATCACCGCGACGATCGGCGGACTGCAGATCTTCGCTGAACCGAAGCTGTTCGACGCCTCGACTGCGGGCGGCATCGGCGGCAGCGATCGCCAGTTCCAGACCACGGTGCTGTTCCTCTGGGAGCTCGCCTTCTTCCGGCGCGATCTCGGCGAAGCATCCGCCGTCGCCATCCTGCTCTTCGTGCTCATCGTCGGCATCGGCGTGATCAACTTCCTGCTCTCCCGGCGGATCTCCACCGGAGACGCCCCGAAGAACCGCGCGGCTCGCCGTCGCATCCGATCCGCCGCAAAGGAGGAAGGCCGATGA
- a CDS encoding LacI family DNA-binding transcriptional regulator: MPSRATIEEVASAAGVSRSTVSRVVNGSTAVSPEALDAVNAAIQRLNYVPNRAARSLASRQTHAIALIVPEDTTTFFGDPFFAAIVAGITGALGGSDYLLNLLIASNDPGNKMTSFIRNGGVDGALIVSHHTSDAFIDQIADAVPVVFGGRPAAVGDNDYVVDIDNVAGGRTATAHLVQAGHSRIAAINGPRTMLAAADRAQGFHATLADAGLVAFAEAEGDYTEASGAAAMRQILAVGRPDAVFVASDLMARGALTVLNAAGIRVPEDVALIGFDDSPIALTTTPLLTTVRQPMYAQGEEMANVLLARLAGGTPPQTTILSTELVVRESA, translated from the coding sequence GTGCCGTCACGGGCGACGATCGAAGAAGTGGCCTCCGCTGCGGGAGTCTCGCGCTCGACGGTGTCGCGGGTGGTCAACGGCTCGACGGCTGTGAGCCCGGAGGCACTGGACGCGGTGAACGCGGCGATCCAGCGCCTCAACTACGTGCCCAACCGTGCGGCGCGGTCGCTGGCCTCGCGGCAGACCCACGCGATCGCGCTGATCGTTCCCGAAGACACCACCACGTTCTTCGGCGACCCGTTCTTCGCGGCGATCGTGGCGGGGATCACTGGCGCGCTGGGCGGATCCGACTATCTGCTCAACCTGCTCATCGCGAGCAATGACCCCGGCAACAAGATGACGAGCTTCATCCGCAACGGCGGCGTCGACGGTGCCCTCATCGTGTCGCACCACACGAGCGACGCCTTCATCGATCAGATCGCCGATGCCGTCCCCGTGGTCTTCGGCGGTCGTCCTGCGGCGGTGGGCGACAACGACTACGTGGTCGACATCGACAACGTCGCGGGCGGGCGCACGGCCACCGCACACCTCGTGCAGGCGGGGCATTCGCGCATCGCGGCGATCAACGGGCCACGCACGATGCTTGCCGCGGCGGATCGTGCGCAGGGCTTCCACGCAACTCTGGCGGATGCCGGACTCGTGGCCTTCGCCGAAGCGGAGGGTGACTACACGGAAGCCAGCGGTGCCGCTGCGATGCGACAGATCCTCGCCGTCGGACGCCCGGATGCGGTCTTCGTGGCGAGTGACCTGATGGCGCGTGGTGCTCTCACCGTGCTGAACGCAGCGGGGATCCGCGTGCCCGAAGATGTGGCGCTCATCGGCTTCGATGATTCGCCCATCGCCCTGACGACGACGCCACTGCTCACGACAGTGCGGCAGCCGATGTACGCCCAGGGCGAGGAGATGGCGAACGTGCTGCTCGCGCGCCTCGCCGGAGGCACGCCGCCGCAGACGACGATCCTGTCGACCGAACTCGTCGTGCGCGAGTCGGCGTAG
- a CDS encoding glycoside hydrolase family 1 protein, whose product MTRSFPDGFLFGAATAAYQIEGAAFEDGRTASIWDAFARMPGAVENADNGDVACDHYHRYPQDVALMKQLGLQTYRFSTSWARVRPDGGAVNQKGVDFYKRLVDELLAADILPWLTLYHWDLPQALQEQGGWTNRDVVERFVEYTGTMHDALGDRVNVWTTLNEPWCSSFLSYIGGEHAPGHNSVAEGLLASHHLLLAHGAAIQELRGRDASLNLGITLNHTVADPADPQNPGDVDAARRLDGQFNRWFLDPIYRGEYPADVVDDIRAVDVAAVDAFEAAVHDGDLALISQPIDTQGVNYYHGDLVSGEAQAVPPVHVAPATDWPGRSPFPAADGVHNVERGLARTAQGWEVQPEGLTRLLQRLWVEYAQPAGVALAVTENGAAYDDTVVIEDGETRVHDVERTDFLRGHLGATLDALDAGVDVRAFFYWSLFDNYEWSWGYAKRFGIVRVDYETQERSVKDSGREYARIITARSL is encoded by the coding sequence ATGACACGTTCCTTCCCGGATGGTTTTCTCTTCGGAGCCGCGACCGCGGCGTACCAGATCGAGGGCGCGGCCTTCGAGGACGGACGCACGGCATCGATCTGGGATGCGTTCGCGCGGATGCCCGGGGCGGTCGAGAACGCCGACAACGGCGACGTCGCCTGCGACCACTACCACCGGTACCCGCAGGATGTGGCGCTCATGAAGCAGCTCGGCCTGCAGACGTACCGCTTCTCGACGTCGTGGGCGCGCGTGCGCCCCGACGGCGGCGCGGTGAACCAGAAGGGCGTCGACTTCTACAAGCGCCTCGTCGACGAACTGCTCGCGGCCGACATCCTTCCGTGGCTCACCCTCTACCACTGGGACCTGCCGCAGGCGCTGCAGGAGCAGGGTGGATGGACGAACCGCGATGTCGTCGAGCGCTTCGTCGAATACACCGGCACGATGCACGACGCGCTCGGCGACCGCGTGAACGTGTGGACGACCCTCAATGAGCCCTGGTGCTCGTCGTTCCTCTCGTACATCGGCGGAGAGCACGCGCCAGGACACAACAGCGTCGCGGAAGGCCTGCTCGCCTCACACCACCTGCTGCTCGCGCACGGCGCCGCCATCCAGGAGCTCCGCGGACGCGACGCATCCCTCAACCTCGGCATCACCCTCAACCACACGGTCGCCGATCCGGCCGACCCGCAGAACCCCGGGGATGTGGATGCGGCACGCCGCCTCGACGGACAGTTCAACCGCTGGTTCCTCGACCCGATCTATCGGGGCGAGTACCCGGCTGACGTCGTGGACGACATCCGCGCGGTGGATGTCGCGGCTGTCGACGCCTTCGAGGCGGCCGTGCACGACGGTGACCTCGCGCTTATCTCGCAGCCCATCGACACGCAGGGCGTCAACTACTACCACGGTGACCTCGTCTCGGGCGAGGCGCAGGCGGTCCCGCCGGTGCACGTCGCTCCGGCGACCGACTGGCCCGGGCGCAGCCCCTTCCCGGCGGCTGACGGCGTGCACAATGTCGAGCGCGGGCTGGCTCGCACGGCACAGGGCTGGGAGGTGCAGCCCGAGGGGTTGACCCGCCTGCTGCAGCGCCTCTGGGTCGAGTACGCCCAACCGGCAGGGGTCGCGCTCGCCGTCACCGAGAACGGTGCCGCCTACGACGACACGGTGGTGATCGAAGACGGCGAGACTCGCGTGCACGACGTCGAGCGCACCGACTTCCTCCGTGGACACCTCGGCGCCACGCTCGACGCGCTCGACGCCGGCGTGGATGTCCGTGCGTTCTTCTACTGGTCGCTGTTCGACAACTACGAATGGTCGTGGGGCTACGCCAAGCGCTTCGGCATCGTGCGCGTCGACTATGAGACCCAGGAGCGTTCGGTGAAAGACAGCGGTCGGGAGTACGCTCGCATCATCACCGCCCGCTCTTTGTAG
- a CDS encoding carbohydrate ABC transporter permease, whose amino-acid sequence MTATELLSVPEKVRRRGRAGGTAGIGSRPGFLTYGLLAAFLIGSVYPLWWSVVVASGTNATRGETLPLIPGGNFLANAATVLDAIPFWLALGNSFLISAIITISVVTFSTLAGYAFAKLRFRGRDGLMIFVIATMAIPTQLGIIPLFMVMRELGWTGSIGAVIVPTLVTAFGVFFMRQYLVDVIPDELIEAARMDGANQFRTFLTVGVPAARPAMAILGLFTFMTAWTDYLWPLIVLSPQNPTLQTALSQLQSGYYIDYSIVLTGAVLATLPLLILFAVAGRQLVSGIMQGAVKG is encoded by the coding sequence ATGACCGCCACCGAGCTTCTCAGCGTTCCCGAGAAGGTCCGTCGTCGTGGCCGTGCGGGAGGAACCGCCGGCATCGGCAGTCGCCCCGGCTTTCTCACCTACGGGCTCCTCGCCGCGTTCCTCATCGGCAGCGTCTACCCGCTGTGGTGGTCGGTCGTCGTCGCGAGCGGCACCAACGCGACGCGCGGCGAGACCCTGCCGCTGATTCCGGGTGGCAACTTCCTCGCCAACGCCGCCACCGTGCTCGACGCGATCCCCTTCTGGCTGGCGCTGGGCAACTCGTTCCTGATCTCCGCGATCATCACGATCTCGGTCGTGACCTTCTCGACCCTCGCGGGCTACGCCTTCGCCAAACTCCGTTTCCGCGGACGCGACGGGCTGATGATCTTCGTGATCGCGACGATGGCCATTCCCACGCAGCTGGGAATCATCCCCCTGTTCATGGTGATGCGCGAACTGGGATGGACCGGTTCGATCGGGGCGGTGATCGTGCCGACCCTCGTGACGGCGTTCGGTGTGTTCTTCATGCGGCAGTACCTCGTCGACGTCATCCCCGACGAGCTCATCGAAGCCGCCCGGATGGACGGTGCGAACCAGTTCCGCACCTTCCTGACCGTCGGCGTTCCCGCCGCGCGCCCGGCCATGGCGATCCTCGGGCTCTTCACGTTCATGACGGCCTGGACCGACTACCTGTGGCCGCTGATCGTGCTCTCTCCCCAGAACCCCACTCTGCAGACAGCGCTCAGCCAGCTGCAGTCGGGCTACTACATCGACTACTCGATCGTGCTCACGGGAGCGGTGCTCGCCACCCTTCCGCTGCTCATCCTCTTCGCGGTGGCTGGCAGGCAACTGGTCAGTGGCATCATGCAAGGCGCAGTGAAAGGATGA
- a CDS encoding ROK family protein produces MTGLLIGIDLGGTKMHVGAVRADATAQRLSLEAERVVPTPSGGGVDLLDALVTTVSALRDEVGVGPVVAIGLGGAGVPQADGGFSDAPNLGDVEFDLVAALGAHFTCPVTLDNDANVAAIGELVAAATTDSFAYVAVGTGIGMGLVLGGELVRGARGAAGEIGYLPLGADPLDPAHHRRGALEEAVAGDVLAARDSGARNVREVFDRAAAGQPDAVAAVDAQARWIAYALASVIAVVDPGAFVLGGGIGSREELRAPIQQWLARLGHPDVPLRISTLGSAGAVLGAIELARRSMSSLTGASA; encoded by the coding sequence GTGACCGGCCTGCTGATCGGCATCGATCTCGGCGGCACGAAGATGCACGTCGGAGCGGTGAGGGCGGATGCGACCGCGCAGCGGCTCTCCCTGGAGGCGGAGCGTGTGGTTCCGACGCCGAGCGGCGGCGGCGTGGATCTGCTCGACGCGCTCGTGACGACGGTGTCGGCGCTGCGGGACGAGGTGGGCGTCGGGCCCGTCGTGGCGATCGGCCTGGGCGGCGCCGGGGTGCCGCAGGCAGACGGAGGCTTCTCGGATGCTCCCAATCTGGGGGACGTCGAGTTCGATCTCGTTGCCGCTCTCGGGGCCCACTTCACGTGCCCCGTCACGCTCGACAACGATGCCAACGTCGCTGCCATCGGAGAGCTCGTCGCTGCGGCGACGACGGATTCCTTCGCGTACGTCGCTGTCGGCACCGGCATCGGCATGGGACTCGTCCTCGGCGGGGAGCTCGTCCGTGGTGCGCGGGGCGCGGCCGGCGAGATCGGGTATCTCCCCCTGGGCGCCGACCCGCTGGATCCCGCCCATCACCGACGCGGGGCGCTGGAAGAGGCCGTCGCCGGTGATGTTCTCGCCGCGCGCGATTCGGGTGCCCGCAACGTGCGCGAAGTGTTCGACCGCGCTGCAGCAGGTCAGCCCGATGCGGTGGCCGCCGTGGACGCACAGGCTCGGTGGATCGCGTACGCGCTTGCATCCGTGATCGCTGTCGTCGACCCCGGCGCTTTCGTCCTCGGCGGCGGGATCGGCTCTCGTGAAGAGCTGCGCGCCCCGATCCAGCAGTGGCTCGCCCGTCTCGGCCACCCCGATGTGCCGTTGCGCATCTCTACCCTGGGCTCCGCCGGAGCCGTCCTCGGAGCGATCGAGCTGGCTCGTCGTTCGATGTCATCGTTGACAGGAGCATCCGCATGA
- a CDS encoding substrate-binding domain-containing protein, with protein sequence MTTRIARRGAHVALTGIVAGALLLTGCAAPAASSGDSAAESKTPAAEPSLEFTGPNGETPGPLADVVLTADEEKQIADGDLTAAFIWHTSGDFVAAVEQGARQEFERLGVEVVASTQAGFDAATQANNVQTVMALNPDIVVAIAVDPTSAATSFQPIKDAGAKLVIMTTPPAGWKAGTDFVSIVTEDLAKAGRANAEILGDALDGTGEIGYLSYNANFWFTNQRDESFKAWTAYSYPDITIVEEQGFAQETDTQTIAAAMIAKNPNLKGIYVSWATAAQGVLAAIKASGRTDIQVVTNDLDTTVAAAMLNGTNVAGMVGNGSIDIGVGLARAGAYGVLGKTAPALVASDPTKVSADNLDAGWLADYGVEPPASVTGK encoded by the coding sequence ATGACTACCCGAATCGCTCGCCGCGGCGCGCACGTGGCTCTCACCGGCATCGTTGCCGGCGCACTTCTGCTCACCGGCTGCGCCGCCCCCGCAGCATCCTCCGGTGATTCCGCCGCCGAGTCGAAGACTCCCGCCGCCGAGCCCAGCCTCGAGTTCACCGGCCCCAACGGCGAGACTCCCGGTCCCCTGGCCGACGTCGTTCTCACCGCGGATGAAGAGAAGCAGATCGCCGACGGCGACCTCACCGCAGCCTTCATCTGGCACACCTCCGGAGACTTCGTCGCCGCCGTCGAACAGGGCGCGCGCCAGGAGTTCGAGCGTCTCGGCGTCGAGGTCGTCGCGAGCACCCAGGCCGGCTTCGACGCCGCGACCCAGGCGAACAACGTGCAGACCGTCATGGCGCTCAACCCCGACATCGTCGTGGCGATCGCCGTCGACCCCACCTCGGCGGCCACCTCGTTCCAGCCGATCAAGGATGCCGGTGCGAAGCTCGTCATCATGACAACGCCGCCCGCGGGCTGGAAAGCCGGGACCGACTTTGTCTCGATCGTGACGGAAGACCTCGCCAAGGCGGGTCGCGCCAACGCGGAGATCCTCGGCGACGCGCTCGACGGCACGGGCGAGATCGGCTATCTGAGCTACAACGCGAACTTCTGGTTCACGAATCAGCGCGATGAGTCGTTCAAGGCGTGGACGGCCTATTCGTACCCCGACATCACGATCGTCGAGGAGCAGGGCTTCGCGCAGGAGACCGACACGCAGACCATCGCCGCCGCGATGATCGCGAAGAACCCGAACCTCAAGGGCATCTACGTCTCGTGGGCGACGGCTGCACAGGGCGTGCTCGCGGCGATCAAGGCATCCGGTCGCACCGATATTCAGGTCGTCACCAACGATCTCGACACCACGGTCGCCGCCGCGATGCTCAACGGGACGAACGTCGCCGGCATGGTCGGAAACGGATCGATCGACATCGGTGTCGGCCTCGCCCGCGCGGGCGCGTACGGTGTGCTGGGCAAGACGGCCCCCGCGCTGGTCGCGAGCGACCCGACCAAGGTCAGCGCCGACAACCTCGACGCAGGATGGCTCGCCGACTACGGCGTCGAGCCGCCGGCGAGCGTCACCGGAAAGTAG